In Rhodothermales bacterium, the genomic window ATCACGTTCTCCAGCAACCGCGTCGAGGAGAACTATATCGAGGGGTGCTGGCACGGCATCTGGGGCGGGTACTCGTGGGATACCGTGATAAGCGGAAACACCTTTGTTGACAATGACGAGCACATCGCCATCGAGCATGGCCAGGACGTGCGGATCGAGCGCAACGCCTTCCTCGGCGGAGACATGGGCGTGCGGCTGTGGGAGCGGGACTCGCAGCCGGCAGACTGGGGCTACTCGCGCGAGCGGGACGTGCGCAGTCGGGACTTCGACGTGGAGCGAAACGAATTCCGGGGCGTCGATCGACCCATTGTGATCAACGGGGCCACCGGTCTGCGCGTGCAGCGCAACGCGTTCGAGGCAACAGGTGACTGGGTCCTGGAGGGCGTGACCGGGGCACTCACGCATGGGAACGAATTCTCGGGCGATGCGGTCATGCCCATCTCGACCGGCGAGCGGCTTGGGGAGGCGTTGCGCTTTGGCGCCGGGGTGGACCGCTCTCATCCGCGGGGTCGGGAATACATCCTGGTCGACGAGTGGGGGCCGCATGATTTCCGAAGCCCGGCGCTGTGGCCACGGAGTGCACGGCGAAGCTCCAAGCAGTGGTTTGAAGTGGTCGGTCCTCCGGGCTCTTGGGAGTTCACTTCGTTGACGGGCGTGGACTCAGTTTCGGCGATGTCAGGGGCGGTCGGTGACTCCGTGCGCGTCTGGCGGTCGCAGGCTCCGACTGTGGACATGCGCATCGTGGCCGCGTTCTCCGGCGGCGAAGTAGTGGATCGGTTCGGCCGGAGGTTCGAAGCCGGGAAGCCCGTTGCATTCGAGTACCGCTACTGGTTTGCGCCCATTGCCTGGACTGTGGACTTCTGGCAATGGGAAGCCGGCGTCAGCGATCCGCGCGAACAGCCAGAGGCGTTCGCGGCTGTGCTCGAGGGACCTCCTCTGCATTCGCTGGAGACCGAGGACCTGGGATTCGGCTGGTATCGCTCCCCTGCTCGCGGCGTGTCGGACAACTACTTCGCGACGCGGTCCGTGGGTACCGTGGAGGTGCCTCCCGGGCGGTACATCCTCGACCTCACATCAGACGACGGGGTGCGGGTCTGGGTGGACGATGAGCTGGTGCACGAAGACTGGACGTGGCATCCGCCGAAGCAGGAGCTGATCGAGTTGGAGCTGGGCGGGCGACACACGATCCGCATCGATCATTTCGAGATCGATGGCTTTGCGACGGTTGT contains:
- a CDS encoding right-handed parallel beta-helix repeat-containing protein produces the protein MRPVHFVLLLAATPALAQDPIALTPGLVITESVRIEPGTYHLPGDSLGAVRVQGSGITVDFTGAVLVGSTDVENPDRFEGTGIFVLPGSNDVTVIGATARGYKVALRALDTPGLTITDSDFSYNWRQRLKSTIEREHIDDWMSYHHNEEDEWLRYGAAVYLRGCDGCRVERVTVTGGQNGLMLTEVNDGIFRDNTITFNSSLGIGMYRSSRNRVVHNTLDFNVRGYSHGVYNRGQDSAAILVYEQCNDNEFSYNSATHSGDGFFLWAGQTTMDTGQGGANGNLIWRNDFSFAPTNGIEITFSSNRVEENYIEGCWHGIWGGYSWDTVISGNTFVDNDEHIAIEHGQDVRIERNAFLGGDMGVRLWERDSQPADWGYSRERDVRSRDFDVERNEFRGVDRPIVINGATGLRVQRNAFEATGDWVLEGVTGALTHGNEFSGDAVMPISTGERLGEALRFGAGVDRSHPRGREYILVDEWGPHDFRSPALWPRSARRSSKQWFEVVGPPGSWEFTSLTGVDSVSAMSGAVGDSVRVWRSQAPTVDMRIVAAFSGGEVVDRFGRRFEAGKPVAFEYRYWFAPIAWTVDFWQWEAGVSDPREQPEAFAAVLEGPPLHSLETEDLGFGWYRSPARGVSDNYFATRSVGTVEVPPGRYILDLTSDDGVRVWVDDELVHEDWTWHPPKQELIELELGGRHTIRIDHFEIDGFATVVAGLRRR